In Elaeis guineensis isolate ETL-2024a chromosome 1, EG11, whole genome shotgun sequence, a genomic segment contains:
- the LOC105038392 gene encoding glyoxylase I 4: protein MGLEIVEEEVNAALPLPLMSLNHVSFVCRSVSRSVKFYEEVLGFVSVKRPSSFNFHGAWLFNYGVGIHLLQCNSLDDVPKKKGVINPKDNHISFQCSDINLLKRKLEEMGIEYVTAVVEDSGIQVDQLFFHDPDGYMVEICNCENLPVLPLSSFPLKFPYPKDPILSSLYGGTGLPKFQCRPCGAEAECVIMENLVTDMMDISF from the exons ATGGGGCTGGAGATTGTCGAGGAGGAGGTGAATGCAGCATTGCCGCTGCCACTGATGTCATTGAACCATGTTTCATTTGTCTGCAGGTCTGTTAGCCGGTCGGTGAAGTTCTATGAGGAGGTCTTGGGGTTTGTTAGTGTTAAGCGACCCTCTTCCTTCAACTTCCATGGTGCTTG GTTGTTTAATTATGGAGTTGGCATCCATTTACTGCAATGCAACTCTCTGGATGATGTTCCCAAGAAGAAGGGTGTTATAAACCCCAAAGACAACCACATCTCCTTTCAATGCTCAGATATTAATCTTCTGAAGCGGAAACTAGAAGAGATGGGCATCGAGTATGTGACCGCAGTGGTTGAGGACAGTGGCATTCAGGTTGATCAGCTCTTCTTCCATGACCCAGATGGTTATATGGTGGAGATATGCAACTGTGAGAACCTCCCTGTGCTTCCACTCTCTTCATTCCCACTTAAGTTCCCATACCCAAAGGATCCTATCCTATCTTCTCTCTATGGTG GCACGGGACTTCCCAAATTCCAGTGCAGGCCTTGTGGAGCAGAAGCAGAGTGTGTGATCATGGAAAACTTGGTCACTGATATGATGGACATTTCCTTCTAG
- the LOC105038393 gene encoding fructose-bisphosphate aldolase, chloroplastic, with the protein MASATLLKSSFLPKKSEWLNTRPLSSAQPMAVSFTVRAGAYTDELVKTAKTIASPGRGILAMDESNATCGKRLASIGLENTEANRQAYRTLLVTAPGLGQYISGAILFEETLYQSTTDGKKMVDVLVGQNIMPGIKVDKGLVPLAGSNDESWCQGLDGLASRCAAYYQQGARFAKWRAVVSIPNGPSALAVKEAAWGLARYAAIAQDNGLVPIVEPEILLDGDHGIERSFEVSQKVWAEVFFYMAENNVMYEGILLKPSMVTPGAECKERATPEQVAEYTLKLLHRRIPPSVPGIMFLSGGQSEVEATLNLNAMNQSPNPWHVSFSYARALQNTCLKTWGGRPENVKAAQDALLVRAKANSLAQLGKYIGEGESAEAKEGMYVKNYSY; encoded by the exons ATGGCCTCGGCTACTCTCCTCAAGTCTTCCTTCCTTCCCAAAAAGTCTGAATGGCTCAACACCCGCCCATTGTCGAGCGCTCAGCCCATGGCGGTCTCCTTCACTGTCCGTGCTGGCGCATACACCGACGAGCTTGTCAAGACTGCA AAAACCATTGCATCACCAGGAAGAGGAATATTGGCCATGGATGAATCCAATGCCACCTGCGGTAAAAGACTCGCATCGATTGGGCTGGAGAACACTGAGGCTAACCGACAGGCCTATCGAACCCTCCTTGTCACAGCTCCTGGTCTGGGTCAATAcatctctggtgccatcctgttTGAGGAAACACTGTATCAATCAACCACAGATGGGAAGAAGATGGTTGATGTTCTTGTTGGACAAAACATAATGCCAGGGATCAAGGTTGACAAG GGTCTTGTACCACTAGCTGGCTCAAATGATGAATCATGGTGCCAAGGATTGGATGGCCTAGCATCACGATGTGCAGCTTACTACCAACAAGGCGCCCGCTTTGCCAAATG GCGTGCAGTGGTCAGTATCCCAAATGGACCATCAGCTCTTGCAGTGAAGGAAGCTGCATGGGGTTTAGCTCGATATGCTGCCATTGCTCAA GATAATGGATTGGTTCCAATAGTTGAGCCGGAAATACTGCTGGATGGAGATCATGGAATTGAAAGGTCCTTTGAGGTTTCGCAGAAAGTATGGGCTGAGGTCTTCTTCTACATGGCCGAGAACAATGTCATGTATGAGGGCATCCTTCTCAAGCCAAGCATGGTAACACCTGGAGCTGAATGCAAAGAGAGAGCCACTCCAGAACAAGTGGCTGAGTACACCCTGAAGCTTCTCCACAGAAGAATTCCACCTTCTGTCCCTGGCATCATG TTCCTCTCTGGAGGTCAGTCTGAAGTGGAGGCAACTCTGAACCTGAATGCCATGAACCAGAGCCCCAACCCATGGCATGTCTCCTTTTCTTATGCTAGAGCTCTTCAGAACACTTGCCTGAAGACATGGGGAGGAAGGCCAGAGAATGTGAAGGCTGCCCAAGATGCTCTCCTTGTCCGAGCCAAGGCCAACTCTCTTGCTCAGCTTGGAAAATACATAGGTGAGGGCGAGTCCGCAGAGGCTAAAGAGGGAATGTATGTCAAGAATTACAGCTATTAA
- the LOC105038394 gene encoding subtilisin-like protease SBT3.5, giving the protein MERTRLAILFLFSISLLSVSKAKDEATKTALYIVEVEKPEGIQLEAFYLKTLSAVLGSVEAAKEALIYSYKYAIYGFAAQLTQKQALEISSKFEDDKERFAVTMYPSWTTKLSKKWYVIHFICWACCSLVYV; this is encoded by the exons ATGGAGAGAACTCGCTTGGCCATCCTCTTCTTGTTCTCAATCTCATTGCTCTCTGTTTCGAAGGCCAAGGATGAGGCGACGAAGACCGCCCTCTACATCGTCGAGGTCGAGAAACCAGAGGGCATCCAGCTGGAGGCATTCTACCTCAAAACCCTCTCTGCTGTCCTTGGCAG CGTGGAGGCTGCGAAGGAGGCCTTGATCTATAGTTACAAGTATGCCATCTATGGTTTCGCTGCCCAGCTCACCCAAAAACAGGCGTTAGAGATCTCAA GCAAG TTTGAAGATGATAAGGAGCGCTTTGCTGTAACCATGTATCCATCATGGACTACAAAGCTCTCCAAAAAATG GTACGTCATTCACTTTATATGTTGGGCTTGCTGCAGCTTGGTCTATGTTTGA
- the LOC105038454 gene encoding uncharacterized protein produces the protein MADEREKPEEKEIKIPVFSVLKKGIVLKNIILNIPPPEPIPSTKSHENGDISNREAEPVLFGRHPDCHIVLDHPSISRFHLEARAIPFLQKLSVTDRSSVHGTWVSGTQIPPNVPIELVEGDTVRLGASTREYRLEWVPLSRAFEMEKPLSPLLEEKEETHQEDKPGQLITDLNEQWDTVIPSAPPMPDSMNPSPSDVPFSLPVKGEEQSPERKGSMEENSSSFFSATLLQESVGSSFPREEEIGYPERRHPSPVRSEKRASSLLSRRSKSKTVSFLRIHTGRSRENISNMSFDAEVEVGVEKENGALCEKDKQEETMCRALPVNLGGKEEEKEEEEEEETFGSDKENVTPMGSISRKSKSRCPDLRRSSSMVTTYLNMEEDAFRSDMENWRPEVLRDLKLNEPTYENVVKNERDDEMYGSDKENLTPGISSGQKIKENSCKLLQRSPFNTITASNVVDSDKENRTPEISREMKSKKPNFGCRMKIEDEEDEAFPSDKENWTPQISLSAKAKEISSKSSAQIEREMMRKGADRMPLQTLFENPSSRKSSFVDDAQRNASDGNCTSINHTQGIGDELNCCFIQAMDKDREGKKIWNMVVDTSCLLDDESRRSLQLLEGLKGTHLIIPRIVIRELDSLKRRESLFRKSTKASSVLQWIEDCMVQTSWWIHVQNSMEIMPVAPTPPASPQSLIIGNGSSNFGADASSCMAFSAWGSLMEIVSPTAEDHILDCAMMFKKIIVGQLVLLSNSVTLKIKAMAEGFICESPKEFRESLVNPFSKRFLWVDSSPRGSTWSCSDETGLVDNYHYQRPSVRKAVKAAEAVKGLKLILLHNSHYGQTNSVK, from the exons ATGGCCGATGAGAGGGAGAAGCCAGAGGAGAAGGAGATCAAGATCCCTGTCTTCTCTGTTCTCAAGAAGGGCATCGTCCTCAAGAACATCATCCTCAACATCCCTCCACCGGAACCAATCCCCTCCACCAAATCTCATGAAAATGGCGACATCTCCAACCGGGAAGCGGAGCCTGTGCTTTTTGGCCGACATCCAGACTGCCACATCGTGCTCGACCACCCGAGCATCAGCCGTTTCCACCTCGAGGCCCGTGCAATTCCATTTCTGCAGAAGCTTTCGGTTACCGATCGTTCTTCGG TTCATGGGACTTGGGTATCGGGGACCCAGATCCCACCAAATGTGCCTATAGAACTGGTGGAGGGAGACACGGTGAGGCTTGGTGCTTCAACCAGGGAATACAGGCTTGAATGGGTTCCTCTTAGCCGTGCCTTTGAAATGGAAAAACCTTTGTCGCCATTGctcgaagagaaggaagaaactcATCAG GAGGATAAACCTGGGCAGCTGATCACTGATCTAAATGAACAATGGGATACAGTGATCCCTTCAGCACCTCCCATGCCAGACTCCATGAACCCTTCACCTTCTGATGTACCATTTTCATTGCCTGTCAAAGGAGAAGAACAGAGCCCAGAAAGGAAAGGGTCAATGGAGGAGAACTcctcgagcttcttttcggctacTCTACTGCAAGAATCTGTGGGTTCTTCGTTTCCCAGGGAGGAAGAGATTGGGTACCCAGAAAGAAGGCATCCAAGCCCGGTGAGATCTGAGAAGCGGGCATCAAGCCTCCTGTCAAGAAGGAGCAAATCTAAAACTGTGAGCTTTCTTCGCATACATACTGGgaggagtagagaaaatattagCAACATGAGCTTTGATGCGGAGGTGGAAGTAGGAGTCGAGAAAGAGAATGGAGCACTTTGTGAAAAGGACAAGCAAGAGGAAACAATGTGTAGGGCTTTGCCTGTCAATTTGGGTGgaaaagaggaggagaaagaagaagaagaagaagaagaaactttTGGGTCAGATAAGGAGAATGTGACCCCAATGGGCTCCATTAGCCGAAAGTCGAAGAGCAGGTGCCCAGATTTACGGAGATCATCCTCGATGGTTACTACATATTTGAATATGGAAGAAGATGCGTTTCGTTCAGATATGGAGAATTGGAGACCTGAAGTGCTTAGGGACCTGAAGCTAAATGAGCCCACCTATGAGAATGTGGTGAAGAACGAAAGGGATGATGAGATGTATGGTTCAGATAAGGAGAATTTGACACCAGGTATCTCTTCAGGTCAGAAGATTAAAGAAAATAGCTGCAAACTGCTGCAGAGATCACCTTTCAACACCATTACAGCTTCAAATGTGGTTGATTCAGATAAAGAAAATAGGACACCTGAAATTTCTCGAGAGATGAAGTCAAAAAAACCAAACTTTGGATGTCGCATGAAgattgaagatgaagaagatgaagcATTTCCTTCAGATAAAGAGAACTGGACTCCTCAGATCTCACTCTCTGCGAAGGCAAAGGAAATTTCCTCCAAAAGCAGTGCTCAAATTGAAAGAGAGATGATGAGGAAAGGGGCTGATAGGATGCCATTGCAGACATTGTTCGAGAATCCTAGTTCGAGAAAAAGCAGTTTTGTCGATGATGCCCAAAGGAATGCCAGTGATGGTAACTGCACTTCTATCAACCATACTCAAGGAATTGGAGATGAACTGAATTGCTGTTTT ATCCAAGCCATGGATAAGGATAGAGAGGGGAAGAAGATATGGAACATGGTGGTGGATACGAGTTGTCTGCTGGATGATGAATCAAGAAGGTCTCTGCAGCTATTAGAAGGCCTAAAAGGGACTCACCTCATCATCCCAAGGATTG tTATAAGGGAACTCGACAGCCTCAAACGGCGTGAGAGTCTCTTCAGAAAGTCAACAAAGGCTTCTTCAGTATTGCAGTGGATAGAGGACTGTATGGTGCAGACAAGTTGGTGGATTCATGTTCAGAACTCAATGGAGATCATGCCTGTGGCACCAACTCCCCCTGCTTCTCCTCAATCACTAATAATAGGCAATGGAAGTAGCAACTTTGGTGCTGATGCTTCGAGTTGTATGGCTTTCTCTGCTTGGGGAAGTTTGATGGAGATTGTCTCTCCAACTGCTGAAGACCATATCCTTGATTGCGCAATGATGTTCAAGAAAATAATAGTTGGACAGCTTGTCCTTCTATCTAACAGTGTCACACTAAAAATTAAAGCCATGGCAGAG GGATTCATTTGTGAGTCGCCAAAGGAATTCCGTGAGAGCCTTGTGAACCCATTTTCAAAGAGATTTCTGTGGGTGGACAGCAGCCCAAGAGGATCCACTTGGTCTTGCTCAGATGAGACAGGCCTAGTGGATAACTACCACTACCAACGCCCATCCGTGAGAAAGGCAGTGAAGGCAGCCGAGGCTGTCAAAGGATTGAAACTTATACTGCTGCATAATTCTCATTATGGACAGACCAACTCGGTCAAGTAA
- the LOC105038395 gene encoding zinc finger protein STOP1 homolog, producing the protein MDHVQRPTFEASFSMSNQSANINPNQLFTQFGAKSLSGGAGSGQSFHKYSQNLDFSSIWPYDFEQVVKTPDQVAPFANNQMGQTVDWDPRAMLSKLFFIDQKIHQVQDIIHSTIDIEGQFSIQPNELAVKQQLVTTDLTCIISQLISTVGNLLPSINDTLLSNISPVGKIGNTVGSPSSFALNGTLQQNEDFSLEKNVVMQHRDLIRSSTDSGDEGIKPVPVKNHDVKVHKDCVDRENLPLGSYEVLELKKEEILAPHTHFCSICKKGFKRSANLRMHMRGHGDEYKTPAALAKPRNEASSEPVLIKRYSCPVVGCKRNREHEKFQPLKTILCVKNHYKRSHCDKSYTCSRCNTKKFSVLADLKTHEKHCGCDRWLCSCGTLFSRKDKLLGHVNLFPGHNPASSMGDVKASGGTDQGRKIEMITEIDSLEPNFPGNSVDDVDDDPCYFFPLNFDSFKFEGLNDSP; encoded by the coding sequence ATGGATCATGTGCAAAGGCCAACTTTTGAAGCTTCCTTTTCTATGAGCAACCAATCAGCAAATATTAATCCAAACCAACTGTTCACCCAATTTGGTGCAAAAAGTCTAAGCGGTGGTGCTGGAAGTGGACAGTCTTTCCACAAGTACTCCCAGAATTTGGACTTCTCATCCATATGGCCTTATGATTTTGAGCAAGTTGTTAAAACACCAGATCAAGTTGCTCCATTTGCTAACAATCAAATGGGTCAAACTGTGGATTGGGATCCAAGAGCAATGCTCAGCAAACTTTTCTTCATTGATCAAAAGATTCACCAAGTTCAGGATATAATCCATTCAACCATTGATATTGAAGGTCAATTCTCTATCCAACCAAATGAACTCGCTGTGAAGCAGCAGCTTGTGACCACAGATCTAACTTGCATCATATCTCAGTTGATCTCAACAGTTGGTAATCTTCTTCCATCAATTAATGATACACTTCTGTCAAATATTTCTCCAGTTGGGAAGATAGGCAATACTGTTGGTTCTCCCTCTAGCTTTGCTTTGAATGGTACTTTACAACAAAATGAGGACTTCTCTTTGGAGAAAAATGTGGTTATGCAACACAGAGACTTGATCAGAAGTTCGACTGATTCTGGGGATGAAGGAATCAAGCCCGTTCCTGTCAAGAACCATGATGTGAAGGTCCACAAAGATTGTGTGGACAGAGAAAATCTTCCCCTGGGCTCATATGAAGTTTTGGAACTGAAAAAGGAGGAAATTTTAGCACCACACACCCACTTCTGTTCAATCTGTAAAAAGGGTTTTAAAAGGTCTGCAAACCTAAGGATGCATATGAGAGGCCATGGAGATGAGTATAAAACCCCAGCTGCCCTTGCCAAGCCAAGAAATGAAGCAAGCTCAGAGCCTGTGCTCATAAAGAGGTATTCATGCCCTGTTGTTGGTTGCAAGAGGAACAGAGAGCATGAGAAATTCCAACCGCTGAAGACAATTTTATGTGTGAAGAACCATTACAAGAGGAGCCACTGTGACAAGAGTTACACCTGCAGTAGATGCAACACCAAGAAGTTCTCTGTTCTTGCAGACTTGAAGACTCATGAGAAGCACTGTGGATGTGATAGGTGGCTCTGCTCTTGTGGAACGTTGTTTTCCAGGAAGGACAAACTGTTGGGGCATGTCAATCTTTTCCCAGGCCACAACCCTGCAAGCTCCATGGGTGATGTCAAAGCTTCAGGAGGGACAGATCAGGGGAGGAAAATTGAAATGATAACTGAAATTGATAGTTTGGAACCTAACTTCCCAGGAAACTCTgtggatgatgttgatgatgatccTTGCTATTTCTTCCCTTTGAACTttgattcatttaaatttgagggACTCAATGACAGTCCATAA
- the LOC105038397 gene encoding mitochondrial import inner membrane translocase subunit PAM16 like 2, translated as MGYPRYRCKYRAIKVDSGPTIPFFFPPSPQLGFLASPRNPIPSSIGAWFIRFRSVNRFDDVPPELIYPHSNVAMAAKILANLIIMGSGILGRAVLQAYRKALENANKTGVANETIQNIRRASKVMTEQEARQILGISEQSTWEEVLQKYDVLFERNAKQGSFYLQSKVQRAKECLEAAYQGKGEGKG; from the exons ATGGGATACCCGCGGTATAGATGTAAATATCGAGCCATTAAAGTCGATTCTGGACCCACCATACCCTTCTTCTTCCCCCCGTCCCCGCAGCTAGGGTTTCTCGCGTCTCCCCGAAATCCCATCCCCTCCTCGATCGGAGCGTGGTTTATACGGTTTCGATCGGTTAATCGATTCGACGACGTCCCGCCGGAGCTAATCTATCCGCATTCCAACGTAGCCATG GCTGCAAAGATTCTTGCCAACCTGATCATTATGGGTTCTGGGATATTAGGAAGGGCTGTTTTACAAGCATATCGCAAAGCACTAGAAA ATGCTAATAAAACTGGTGTTGCAAATGAAACTATACAAAATATACGTAGAGCTAGTAAAGTCATGACCGAACAGGAGGCTAGGCAGATATTGGGGATTAGTGAGCAATCAACCTGGGAAGAGGTTCTGCAG AAGTATGATGTCTTGTTTGAGAGGAACGCCAAACAGGGGAGCTTTTACCTGCAGTCAAAGGTTCAGAGGGCCAAAGAATGTTTAGAAGCTGCATACCAAGGGAAGGGTGAGGGAAAAGGATGA